Genomic segment of Streptomyces zhihengii:
CGTCGGGCTGGCCTTCATCTGGGCGGTGCTGGACCGCTTCGGGCAGGTCGGCGGCTGGGGGCTGGGGGAGATCGCGTTCCTCTACGGGATGCGGCTCACCGCCCACGGGCTGTGGCTGCTCCCCGGCCACCAGCTGGTCCACGTCGACGAGGTCGTCATCGAGGGCGAGTACGACCGCTATCTGGTGCGCCCGGTGTCCCCGCTGGTCCAGCTCCTCACCCGCAGGGTCCGGCTGAGCTCGCTCGGCGACCTGGCGGGCGGAGTGGCCCTGCTGTCCGTCGCCTCGGCCTCCGCGCCGGTCGACTGGTCGCCGGGGGCCGTGTGCTTCCTGCTGCTCGCGGTGGTGGGCGGTGCGCTGGTCGAAGGCTCCCTGCAACTGGCGGCCTCCGCGCTGGTGTTCAGGATGAAGCGGGTCTCCCCCGTCAAATTCGCCATCGACATGATCTTCAGCGACTTCGGCAACTACCCGCTGAAGATCTTCGGCCCGGTGGCCGGCTTCGGGCTGACCTTCGTCTTCCCGCTGGCCTTCGTCGCCTATCTGCCCGCGACCGTGCTGATGGACCGGGAGGAGGAACTCGCCGTGCCCCAGTGGCTCGCCTGGGGCGCCCCGGGCATCGGCGTGGTGCTGATGTACGCCGCGTACCGCTTCTGGGAGCGGCAGTCCCGCCACTACGAGAGCAGCGGGCACTGAGCGGGCCGGCGGGCCCCGGGACGGCCGGCGCGCACGGAGCGCGCCGCCCGGTCCCGGGGCCTCCTCACCCGGCGATGACTCCCCCGGGCGTCACACCGCGGCGGGCTCCCGGCGCAGGGTGCGGCCCGGGCGGGCGCCGGTGGTGTGCCCGTCGCGCAGGACGCACGTCCCGGACACGAACACGTCGCGCACACCGACGGCGTACTGCCACGGGTCCGCGAAGGTCGCCCGGTCGGCCACGGCCTCCGGGTCGAGCACGACGAGGTCGGCGATCTGCCCGGCGGCCAGCGTGCCGCGCCCGGGCAGCGGCAGGCGGGACGCCGGCAGGGACGTCATCTTGCGTATGGCGTCGGCGAGTTCGAGGACCCGCTGCTCGCGGACGTAGTGCCCGACCACCCGGGCGAAGGTGCCGAAGTTGCGCGGGTGGGGGTGTCCCTCGCCCGGTGCGTTGAGCACCCAGCCGTCGCTCGCCACCGCGCTGCCGGGGTGGCGCAGCACGGTGTCGACGTCGTCCTCCGCCATCGCGTGGTTGACGATCATGACCTCGCCGCGGTGGGCGGCGAGGACCTCCAGCACCGCCTCGGCCGGCTCGACGCCCTCGTCGCGGGCGATGTCGGCGATGCTGTCGCCGATGCGGTCGCTGTAGCGCCCCGGCCCGGTCATGGCCAGGACGACGCCCTCGGGGAGGAAGGTGCGGCCCACGGCCGGACGCAGATCGTCGAGGACCCGGGCGCGGGTGCCGGGGTCGGCGAGGCGATCGACGAGCGCGTCCGTGCCGCCGTCCATCGCCCAGTCGGGCAGCCGGGAGGTGAGCCGGGTCGAGGACGCGGTGTACGGGTAGACGTCGCAGGCCACGTCGAGGCCCTCGGCGGCGGCCGCGTCGATCAGGGCGAGCGCGGTGCGGACCTTGCCGTGGTTGGCCGGGCCCATCGCCTTGAGGTGCGAGATCTGGAGCCGGACGCCGGAGGCCCTCGCCACCTCCAGGGCCTCCTCGACGGCCTCGGTGACCTTGTCGCCCTCGTCGCGCATGTGGGTGGCGTAGAGCAGTCCGCGGCGGGCGGCCTCGGCGGCGAGGGCGGTGATCTCGTCGGTGCCGGCGAAGGAGCCGGGGGCGTAGATCAGGCCGGTCGACATGC
This window contains:
- a CDS encoding ABC transporter permease yields the protein MRGARVYLLLAGAAFRAEFQYRGNLFVNIIGGLFYQGVGLAFIWAVLDRFGQVGGWGLGEIAFLYGMRLTAHGLWLLPGHQLVHVDEVVIEGEYDRYLVRPVSPLVQLLTRRVRLSSLGDLAGGVALLSVASASAPVDWSPGAVCFLLLAVVGGALVEGSLQLAASALVFRMKRVSPVKFAIDMIFSDFGNYPLKIFGPVAGFGLTFVFPLAFVAYLPATVLMDREEELAVPQWLAWGAPGIGVVLMYAAYRFWERQSRHYESSGH
- a CDS encoding N-acyl-D-amino-acid deacylase family protein, coding for MPDQTAAPDTATAPDTVTGPDFATVPYDLLITGGTVIDGTGAAPRRADVAVRGDRVVRVGDPEPDARAVTTLDATGLAVTPGFVDLHSHADFSVLAMPDAEACLRQGVTTLVTGNCGLSPFPNPAAEAPADPAPGTLGGGGWADLDAFAAAVDAARPAVNIAPLVGHGALRTAVTGAARTPAGPAELDAMRALLATAAEQGAFGMSTGLIYAPGSFAGTDEITALAAEAARRGLLYATHMRDEGDKVTEAVEEALEVARASGVRLQISHLKAMGPANHGKVRTALALIDAAAAEGLDVACDVYPYTASSTRLTSRLPDWAMDGGTDALVDRLADPGTRARVLDDLRPAVGRTFLPEGVVLAMTGPGRYSDRIGDSIADIARDEGVEPAEAVLEVLAAHRGEVMIVNHAMAEDDVDTVLRHPGSAVASDGWVLNAPGEGHPHPRNFGTFARVVGHYVREQRVLELADAIRKMTSLPASRLPLPGRGTLAAGQIADLVVLDPEAVADRATFADPWQYAVGVRDVFVSGTCVLRDGHTTGARPGRTLRREPAAV